In Chitinophagales bacterium, a single genomic region encodes these proteins:
- the purD gene encoding phosphoribosylamine--glycine ligase: MNILIIGSGGREHTFAWKLKQSPLTNNLYVAPGNGGTKKIATNINIDVCDFETQKKFCLENNIDIVVVGPEVPLVEGIYDYFKNDEASKHINVIGPSKKGAQLEGSKSFAKYFMQRHHIPTAAFNEFTSDNLAQGFLFIEQNKAPFVLKADGLAAGKGVVITEDKMEAKATLIEMITAAKFGEAGSKVIIEEFLKGIEFSVFVLTDGENYVILPEAKDYKRIGEGDKGLNTGGMGAVSPVPFVTDELMQKVIQKVVEPTVKGLKEENITYKGFIYVGLILVENEPYVIEYNCRMGDPETEIVLPRLENDLVELFNAVKHRNLDKVEIKHSKKHGATVILASGGYPESYEKGKEISLPKAKEDVMVFHAGTKEQNGKLLTNGGRVIAVSALGESLKNALSKANAVANEIEFDKKYYRKDIGWEF; the protein is encoded by the coding sequence ATGAACATTCTTATAATTGGCTCAGGAGGGAGAGAACATACTTTTGCTTGGAAACTTAAACAAAGTCCTTTAACTAACAATTTATATGTAGCTCCGGGCAATGGGGGTACTAAAAAAATAGCTACTAATATAAATATTGATGTTTGCGATTTTGAAACTCAAAAGAAATTTTGCTTAGAAAACAACATTGACATAGTTGTAGTAGGACCAGAAGTGCCATTAGTGGAAGGTATTTACGATTATTTTAAAAATGATGAAGCTTCAAAGCATATTAATGTAATAGGTCCTTCAAAAAAAGGTGCACAACTTGAAGGAAGTAAAAGTTTTGCTAAATATTTTATGCAAAGACACCATATTCCTACTGCGGCATTTAATGAGTTTACTTCAGATAATTTAGCACAAGGTTTTTTGTTTATAGAGCAAAATAAAGCTCCGTTTGTACTTAAAGCAGACGGGCTGGCAGCAGGAAAAGGTGTGGTTATAACTGAGGATAAAATGGAAGCTAAAGCTACGCTTATAGAAATGATAACCGCGGCAAAATTTGGCGAAGCCGGCAGTAAAGTAATTATAGAAGAATTTTTAAAAGGGATAGAATTTTCTGTTTTTGTACTTACAGATGGCGAAAATTATGTAATACTTCCCGAAGCAAAAGACTATAAACGCATAGGCGAAGGCGACAAAGGCTTAAACACGGGCGGAATGGGAGCAGTTTCTCCGGTGCCGTTTGTTACAGATGAATTAATGCAAAAGGTAATACAAAAAGTAGTAGAACCTACCGTAAAAGGTTTAAAAGAAGAAAATATTACCTACAAAGGTTTTATTTATGTAGGGTTAATTTTAGTAGAAAATGAGCCTTATGTAATAGAATACAACTGCCGTATGGGCGACCCGGAAACGGAAATAGTACTACCAAGATTGGAAAACGATTTAGTAGAACTGTTTAATGCCGTAAAACACCGAAATTTAGATAAAGTAGAAATAAAACACAGCAAAAAACATGGAGCTACGGTTATTTTGGCATCGGGTGGCTATCCGGAAAGTTATGAAAAAGGAAAAGAAATAAGTTTACCTAAGGCTAAAGAAGATGTAATGGTTTTTCATGCCGGCACAAAGGAACAAAATGGCAAACTGCTGACCAATGGCGGACGCGTAATAGCCGTAAGTGCTTTAGGAGAATCTTTAAAAAACGCTTTAAGCAAAGCGAATGCTGTAGCTAATGAAATTGAATTTGATAAAAAATACTATAGAAAAGATATAGGCTGGGAGTTTTGA
- a CDS encoding RDD family protein: MKSIDVETAQQVAISYSLAGVMQRILAFIIDSFAIGVIYYILVLILVSFFPRNSDFSELYVYLIILPIIMFYHLLFEYFMNGQSLGKRALGIRVIKTNGERPEFIDYLTRWMFRLVDITFSSGIVAVVAVLSTNKSQRLGDIIANTVVIQVQNPQSYKLNDVLKMINIKDYDVSFNMAKNFSEEQMLVVKETLDRYQKFPNETHMKALNSLSAYVAKTMDVKTPQGSKSSSVFLKTVLRDYVYLTR; the protein is encoded by the coding sequence ATGAAGTCAATAGATGTAGAAACTGCTCAGCAGGTAGCTATTAGTTATAGTTTAGCTGGAGTAATGCAGCGTATTTTAGCTTTTATTATTGATAGTTTTGCTATTGGGGTTATTTATTACATCTTGGTTTTAATATTAGTATCTTTTTTCCCAAGAAATAGTGATTTTAGCGAACTATATGTTTATTTAATTATACTGCCTATAATTATGTTTTACCATTTACTGTTTGAATATTTTATGAATGGACAGAGTTTAGGTAAAAGAGCATTGGGCATAAGAGTAATAAAAACTAATGGCGAAAGACCGGAATTTATAGACTATTTAACCCGGTGGATGTTTCGTTTGGTTGATATTACTTTTTCAAGCGGCATTGTGGCTGTAGTTGCTGTATTATCTACAAACAAAAGTCAGCGGCTGGGCGATATTATAGCTAATACGGTTGTTATACAAGTACAAAATCCACAGAGTTATAAGCTCAATGATGTTTTAAAAATGATAAACATAAAGGATTATGATGTTTCTTTTAATATGGCTAAAAATTTTTCTGAAGAGCAAATGTTGGTAGTTAAAGAAACTTTAGATAGATACCAAAAATTTCCAAACGAAACGCACATGAAAGCACTAAACTCATTAAGTGCCTATGTGGCTAAAACTATGGATGTAAAAACTCCGCAGGGCAGTAAAAGTAGTAGTGTTTTTTTAAAAACTGTACTTAGAGATTATGTTTATTTAACAAGATAA
- a CDS encoding stage II sporulation protein M, which yields MKETKFVNQNKEKWQEFEKLSQSKTKNPDRLSELYVQITDDLSYAKTYYKNRMVRAYLNNLSQKVYLSIYKTKKSPFKNLWNFWQEELPYIIYQCRKELLLSLAVFLIAAGIGAFSVLQDANYAEIVTSPSYVEMTKENIKNGDPMYVYKDEDPLPMFLRIAWNNIRVSFNVFVMGVLAGVGTIFMLILNGTMLGGFQFFFYDKGVFWESVITVWQHGTIEILCIIIAGGAGLVLGRGLIAPGAYPRLQSFQMAARKGLLIMLSIIPLIIIAAFIEGYITRLTDANIFYRIGLIILSLTFMIGYYVYYPFKKYKQGFSQEVKAEKTIESKDLSINYKKIKTAVESFADSFSLYAANFGKFVGVSLFFAGIYGFIYLFFFKEETLYIDVYDFGKVENVFFALMEVIFSSFNDIFSMPHSIPFFSANTILLATLIGLSTRLVIKNAQPLLTIKPHRIILSSLIISLLINVIFLVSKGIGYWTFLCLIPFLAYLNIATNINKNFMQGVQQGFSLLFVNFMSTVGLFFLLLLITTLVSLMNISIISLWMVDFISQNFLMDGEQYTKFYTFISGFIGVGTFAMIYPIFYLAFGIQFLSNAEKQNATHLQDKINALFLE from the coding sequence ATGAAGGAAACTAAATTTGTAAATCAGAATAAGGAAAAATGGCAAGAGTTTGAAAAACTAAGCCAAAGCAAAACAAAGAACCCCGATAGGCTTAGCGAGTTGTATGTGCAGATAACCGATGATTTATCTTATGCTAAAACTTACTACAAAAACCGAATGGTAAGAGCTTATTTGAATAATTTATCGCAAAAAGTTTATTTAAGTATTTACAAAACTAAAAAATCCCCTTTTAAAAATCTTTGGAATTTTTGGCAAGAAGAATTGCCTTACATTATTTACCAATGTAGAAAAGAGTTGTTGCTTTCTTTAGCTGTTTTTTTAATAGCAGCAGGTATTGGAGCATTTTCGGTATTGCAAGATGCTAATTATGCGGAAATAGTAACCAGCCCCAGTTATGTAGAAATGACTAAAGAAAACATAAAAAATGGCGACCCCATGTATGTTTACAAAGATGAAGACCCTTTGCCCATGTTTTTGCGTATAGCGTGGAACAACATAAGAGTATCTTTCAATGTATTTGTAATGGGCGTGCTGGCTGGTGTAGGCACTATTTTTATGCTGATACTCAATGGCACTATGTTGGGTGGTTTCCAATTTTTCTTTTACGATAAAGGTGTGTTTTGGGAGTCGGTAATAACAGTGTGGCAACACGGCACCATAGAAATACTTTGTATAATAATAGCCGGAGGTGCAGGCTTAGTATTGGGCAGAGGATTAATAGCTCCCGGGGCATATCCACGCTTACAGTCTTTTCAAATGGCTGCCCGAAAAGGATTGCTCATTATGCTTTCCATTATTCCACTCATAATAATTGCAGCTTTTATTGAAGGCTATATTACCCGATTAACCGATGCCAATATTTTTTATAGAATAGGTTTAATTATTTTGTCCTTAACTTTTATGATAGGATACTATGTTTATTACCCGTTTAAAAAATATAAACAAGGTTTTAGCCAAGAAGTAAAAGCAGAAAAAACCATAGAAAGTAAAGATTTAAGCATCAACTACAAAAAAATTAAAACAGCCGTAGAATCTTTTGCCGATAGTTTTTCATTATATGCTGCTAATTTTGGCAAGTTTGTAGGTGTGTCATTGTTCTTTGCCGGCATTTATGGCTTCATTTATTTGTTTTTCTTTAAAGAAGAAACTTTATACATTGATGTTTATGATTTTGGCAAAGTAGAAAATGTGTTTTTTGCACTAATGGAAGTTATTTTTTCAAGTTTTAATGATATTTTCAGCATGCCTCATTCTATTCCTTTTTTTAGTGCCAATACCATTTTGCTTGCCACACTTATAGGATTGAGCACTCGTTTAGTAATAAAAAATGCTCAACCATTATTAACCATAAAACCACACCGAATTATACTTAGCAGTTTAATAATAAGTTTACTTATAAATGTCATATTTTTAGTAAGCAAAGGCATAGGATATTGGACTTTTTTGTGTCTAATTCCATTTTTAGCTTATTTGAATATAGCTACGAACATAAATAAAAACTTCATGCAAGGAGTACAGCAAGGCTTTAGCTTACTGTTTGTCAATTTTATGAGTACAGTGGGTTTGTTTTTTCTTTTACTACTCATTACCACATTGGTTTCTTTAATGAATATAAGTATTATATCGCTGTGGATGGTAGATTTTATAAGTCAAAACTTTTTAATGGATGGCGAGCAATACACTAAGTTTTATACTTTTATTTCAGGATTTATTGGCGTAGGCACTTTTGCTATGATTTACCCAATTTTTTATTTAGCATTTGGCATACAGTTTTTAAGCAATGCCGAAAAACAAAATGCCACACATTTACAAGACAAAATAAATGCCCTGTTTCTTGAGTAA
- a CDS encoding DUF4350 domain-containing protein, translated as MKQSKNTRTTLIVIGVLVLLYGAFMLYQKQFRSKYTWYTNYVYDNKQPYGAHILYQLLKNYSNENLTLIDEQNLRDFLNEHDTVTNANYFVIGKHCNYNEDDIVNLKQFVRRGNTAFIALEELSYDLLYSAVSECAIVEYENYYSPSGRLSVRFNDTLSKNYVFKYKYNDKPSSYYWKYFETEQCSIDEIIPLSTINKRKSNFIKINYGRGKFLVHANPELFTNLFLIKPIYADHSEMVFANLSDGPIYWDRNSKLWSISGNNYTNGNEGNTPFDYILRQPALKWAYYLMWSLVILFVLFNLWRKQKAVPVKFPKKNTTLEFVHSIGELYFKNKNNKKLAIQKMNLFVKKARNRYNISENNEERFISLLAKKSDVEKQKIEQIFKFYHIIEKQNENISDEDLIKFYSLLQNFNKTAK; from the coding sequence GTGAAGCAAAGTAAAAATACAAGAACTACACTGATAGTAATAGGCGTTTTGGTGCTTTTATATGGAGCGTTTATGCTTTATCAAAAGCAATTTAGGTCAAAATATACCTGGTACACAAACTATGTTTATGACAATAAGCAACCTTATGGAGCACATATTTTATATCAACTTTTAAAAAATTACAGCAACGAAAACCTAACGCTTATAGATGAACAAAATCTTAGAGATTTTTTAAACGAGCACGATACCGTAACCAACGCCAACTATTTTGTAATAGGAAAACACTGCAATTATAATGAAGATGATATAGTTAACCTTAAACAATTTGTAAGAAGAGGAAATACTGCTTTTATAGCCTTAGAAGAATTGTCGTACGATTTGTTGTATTCTGCTGTTTCAGAATGTGCTATAGTAGAGTATGAAAACTATTATAGCCCAAGTGGCAGATTAAGCGTTAGGTTTAACGATACTTTGTCCAAAAATTATGTTTTTAAATATAAATACAACGATAAGCCAAGTAGTTATTATTGGAAATATTTTGAAACAGAACAATGTAGTATTGATGAAATAATACCATTGAGTACAATTAATAAAAGAAAATCAAATTTTATAAAAATAAACTACGGTAGAGGCAAGTTTTTGGTTCATGCAAACCCTGAATTGTTTACTAATTTATTTTTAATAAAGCCCATTTATGCCGACCATTCTGAAATGGTTTTTGCTAACCTAAGTGATGGTCCTATTTATTGGGATAGAAACAGCAAACTATGGAGTATAAGTGGAAATAATTATACCAATGGCAATGAAGGCAACACACCTTTTGATTATATTTTACGCCAGCCGGCTTTAAAATGGGCGTATTATTTAATGTGGAGTTTAGTTATTCTTTTTGTACTTTTTAATCTTTGGCGAAAACAAAAAGCCGTGCCCGTAAAATTTCCAAAGAAAAACACTACATTAGAATTTGTACACTCAATAGGCGAACTGTATTTTAAAAATAAAAACAACAAAAAACTGGCTATACAAAAAATGAATTTGTTTGTAAAAAAAGCCCGTAACAGATACAATATATCAGAAAACAATGAAGAGAGATTTATTAGTTTGTTAGCTAAAAAATCGGATGTAGAAAAACAAAAAATAGAGCAAATTTTTAAATTTTACCACATTATAGAAAAGCAAAACGAAAACATAAGCGATGAAGATTTAATTAAATTTTATTCACTTTTACAAAACTTTAATAAAACTGCTAAATAA